GCGGGCGGGCTCTAACGGGACTTCTTCACCACGACCTTCTTCTTCGCGCCAGCACCCATCACGCGGGGAACGGGCGCGCCAGCACTGCTCGCCTGCTCAGTGGCTGCCGGACGCGGCGGCTCCGGAGCCCGGGTCGTGGTGGCGGCGGGCGGCGGAGGCGGCAGCGGCTTGGCCGACGGACGGGCCACGACGGTGGCCGGCGCCGTCGTCGCGGGCTGTGTGCGCGCGGGAGGCGGGGGCGGCCGCGACGGCGGCGGAGGAGGCATGGGCCGTGCGGCCGGAATCGCCGGACGCACCGTGGGGCGCGTCACCGCCTGGGGGCGGGCCACGGCGGGGCGCTCGGACGGCAGCCGGCCCGGTTCCACGTCGCCCATG
This DNA window, taken from Corallococcus coralloides DSM 2259, encodes the following:
- the bacP gene encoding bactofilin BacP — its product is MATAKDLAGNAVDNTVVGPSILISGRLTGDEDLTVRGRVEGELTLSRTLIVEPSGVVKANVAVKNAIVSGVVVGNINATESVELTREGRMVGDIRAPRVIIVDGASFRGRVDMGDVEPGRLPSERPAVARPQAVTRPTVRPAIPAARPMPPPPPSRPPPPPARTQPATTAPATVVARPSAKPLPPPPPAATTTRAPEPPRPAATEQASSAGAPVPRVMGAGAKKKVVVKKSR